The Falco peregrinus isolate bFalPer1 chromosome 1, bFalPer1.pri, whole genome shotgun sequence genome has a window encoding:
- the RAB14 gene encoding ras-related protein Rab-14, giving the protein MATAPYNYSYIFKYIIIGDMGVGKSCLLHQFTEKKFMADCPHTIGVEFGTRIIEVSGQKIKLQIWDTAGQERFRAVTRSYYRGAAGALMVYDITRRSTYNHLSSWLTDARNLTNPNTVIILIGNKADLEAQRDVTYEEAKQFAEENGLLFLEASAKTGENVEDAFLEAAKKIYQNIQDGSLDLNAAESGVQHKPSAPQGGRLTSEPQPQREGCGC; this is encoded by the exons ATGGCAACTGCACCTTACAACTATTCCTACATCTTTAAGTACATCATTATTG GGGACATGGGTGTAGGAAAGTCCTGTTTGCTTCATCAGTTTACAGAAAAGAAGT TTATGGCAGACTGTCCCCACACAATTGGTGTTGAATTTGGCACAAGAATAATTGAAGTTAGTGGCCAAAAAATTAAACTACAGATTTGGGATACAGCAGGACAAGAGAGATTCAGGGCTGTCACACGAAGCTACtacagaggagcagcaggagctctCATGGTCTACGACATTACCAG AAGAAGTACGTATAATCACTTAAGCAGCTGGCTGACAGATGCAAGGAACCTCACCAATCCAAATACT GTGATAATCCTCATAGGAAATAAAGCAGATCTGGAAGCACAGAGGGATGTTACATATGAAGAAGCCAAAcaatttgctgaagaaaatg GTTTATTGTTCCTCGAAGCAAGTGCAAAAAC TGGAGAGAACGTTGAGGATGCGTTCCTGGAGGCTGCCAAGAAAATCTACCAGAATATCCAAGACGGAAGCCTGGATCTGAATGCTGCAGAATCGGGTGTACAGCACAAACCGTCAGCTCCGCAGGGGGGGCGATTAACCAGCGAACCCCAGCCCCAGAGAGAAGGCTGTGGCTGCTAG